A genomic window from Sebastes fasciatus isolate fSebFas1 chromosome 7, fSebFas1.pri, whole genome shotgun sequence includes:
- the LOC141770426 gene encoding multidrug and toxin extrusion protein 1-like — MEGASDKLFCCRWMRHRFPLAHREELYHILRMTGPLLLSQILNYLLPVVITMFCGRLGNEVMAGYGLASATINVTTVATGCGLALTCNTFMSQTFGGKNLLRVGLILQRSIIILLLFCLPCWGLLINAEAILLCMGQDPEVTRIAQLYITGFLPAVPAMFVYQLLVSYLQNQGITLPQMYTAAMANIANVVTNYVFLYWLDLGVRGSAAANTLSQIYICTFLFAYIWWKKLHVKTWGGWSVESLQEWGSYMKLAIPSTCMKCFEWWIYEFGGFFAGMLSEDELAAQHVVSLMALITYTFPLGVQAAACARVGNALGAGDTAGAILTCKIALALAGIIAVVQGLVLGATKTVIGFIFTSDEKIIGLVSHLMTAYCFIQFTDAISGVCTGIFMGMGRQRIPAVANLIGYYSVGLSLGVTLAFVAKLRILGFWLGLLVCGIFLSIFYVIVIFKLNWERMTEEAVNRAQRKTPMTFISTAAPSDAAGDNTVDQRASNGNSADGYMSVSTECHDGNTETQGGHVVQQLMGGRLSTTQLILRRGFIAFAAVALLAVGASVHFLVPLPETRPSEANFTLDWINTTYTPDQIFSTALVPNEESD; from the exons ATGGAGGGGGCCAGTGATAAGCTTTTCTGCTGCAGGTGGATGCGCCACAGGTTTCCCCTGGCCCACAGAGAGGAACTGTACCACATCCTGAGGATGACAGGACCTCTG CTGCTCTCTCAAATCCTCAATTACCTGCTTCCAGTCGTGATCACAATGTTCTGTGGGCGTCTGGGAAATGAGGTGATGGCTGGCTACGGATTAGCTTCTGCT ACTATTAACGTTACCACTGTAGCAACGGGATGTGGTCTGGCACTGACATGCAATACTTTTATGTCTCAG ACATTTGGTGGTAAGAACCTGCTGAGGGTGGGATTGATCCTCCAGCGGAGCATCAtcatcctgctgctgttctgTCTGCCCTGCTGGGGTCTGCTCATTAACGCTGAGGCCATCCTGTTATGCATGGGCCAGGACCCCGAGGTGACCAG AATAGCCCAGCTGTATATTACAGGCTTCCTTCCTGCAGTACCA GCAATGTTTGTATATCAGCTACTGGTGTCTTATCTGCAGAACCAG GGTATAACACTGCCACAAATGTACACTGCTGCCATGGCAAACATAGCAAATGTGGTGACAAACTATGTCTTTCTTTACTGGCTGGATCTGGGTGTTCG CGGATCTGCAGCAGCCAACACTCTGTCTCAGATTTACATCTGCACATTTCTGTTTGCTTACATTTGGTGGAAGAAGCTCCATGTAAAAACATGGGGAG GCTGGTCTGTAGAATCGCTGCAGGAGTGGGGCTCCTACATGAAACTGGCCATTCCCAGCACATGTAtgaagtgctttgagtggtggATTTATGAGTTTGGGGGATTCTTTGCAG GGATGCTGAGTGAAGACGAGCTGGCAGCCCAACATGTTGTGTCATTAATGGCTTTAATAACCTACACG TTCCCTCTTGGTGTTCAAGCTGCAGCGTGTGCCCGTGTGGGTAATGCTCTCGGTGCAGGAGACACGGCCGGGGCGATCCTCACCTGCAAGATTGCATTAGCTCTTGCAG GTATCATTGCAGTAGTTCAGGGTCTTGTGCTGGGCGCTACTAAAACAGTGATTGGTTTCATCTTCACCTCTGATGA GAAAATCATAGGTCTGGTCTCACACTTGATGACTGCTTACTGTTTCATTCAGTTCACTGATGCTATTTCT GGTGTATGCACTGGCATCTTCATGGGTATGGGCAGACAGAGGATACCAGCCGTGGCCAATTTAATTGGATACTACAGCGTAGGACTTTCACTGGGTGTTACTTTAGCCTTTGTTGCAAAACTGAGAATTTTAG GTTTTTGGCTGGGACTGCTTGTTTGTGGCATTTTCCTATCCATCTTCTACGTCATTGTCATCTTTAAGCTGAACTGGGAGAGAATGACAGAGGAG GCTGTAAACCGAGCACAGAGAAAAACTCCCATGACATTTATAAGCACAGCTGCACCGTCAGACGCTGCGGGTGACAACACTGTTGACCAGAGAGCGAGTAATGGGAAC TCAGCAGATGGCTACATGTCTGTGAGCACCGAGTGCCATGACGGGAACACGGAGACACAGGGTGGACATGTGGTCCAGCAGCTGATGGGTGGCCGTCTCTCCACTACCCAGCTGATCCTCAGGCGAGGCTTCATTGCGTTTGCAGCAGTTGCACTTCTGGCTGTGGGAGCAAGTGTGCACTTCCTAGTGCCCTTGCCAGAGACCCGGCCTTCAGAGGCTAACTTTACTTTGGACTGGATCAATACGACATATACTCCTGATCAAATATTCTCTACTGCACTGGTCCCAAATGAAGAGTCAGATTGA
- the LOC141770425 gene encoding multidrug and toxin extrusion protein 1-like has protein sequence MTERTNAAVDKPALVPGPGDMEGVSDKLFCCRWIRHRFPLAHREELYHILRMTGPLLLSRILHYLLPVVVTMFCGRLGNEVMAGYGLASATINVTTAATGCGLGLACDTLVSQTFGGKNLQRVGVILQRGIIILLLFCLPCWGLLINAEAILLCMGQDPEVTRIAQLYMTAFLPAVPAMFVHQLLVSYLQNQGIILPQMYTAAMANIANVVTNYIFLSWLDLGVGGSAAANTLSQIYIFAFLFGYIWWKKLHVTTWGGWSVESLQEWGSYMKLAIPSTLMTCFEWWVYEFGGFFAGMLSEDELAAQHVVIMVAFITYMFPLGVQAAACARVGNALGAGDTAGAILTCKMSFALAGSIAVVEGLVLGCSKSVIGFMFTSDTHIIGLVSHMMNVYCFLQFFDSLVCVSTGIFLGTGRQRIPAVANFIGYYCIGLSLSITLTFVAKLRILGFWLGLLICVILQSTFYITVIFRLNWKRMTEEAVKRAQKKTHMTLLSTAALSDDQTASNGNSADGYMSVSTECHDGNTETQGGHVVQHVKGGRLSTTQLVLRRGLTMFAAVALLAVGASVHFLVPLPETRPSEANFTLDWINTTYTPDQIFSTALVPIKG, from the exons ATGACAGAAAGGACCAACGCTGCGGTGGATAAACCTGCACTAGTACCTGGTCCTGGAGACATGGAGGGGGTCAGTGATAAGCTTTTCTGCTGCAGGTGGATTCGCCACAGGTTTCCCCTGGCCCACAGAGAGGAACTGTACCACATCCTGAGAATGACAGGGCCTCTG CTGCTCTCTCGAATCCTACATTACCTACTTCCAGTCGTGGTCACAATGTTCTGTGGGCGTCTGGGAAATGAGGTGATGGCTGGCTACGGATTAGCTTCTGCT ACTATTAATGTTACCACTGCGGCAACGGGATGTGGTCTGGGACTGGCATGTGATACTTTGGTGTCTCAG ACATTCGGCGGTAAGAACCTGCAGCGGGTTGGAGTGATCCTCCAGCGGGGCATCAtcatcctgctgctgttctgTCTGCCCTGCTGGGGTCTGCTCATTAACGCCGAGGCCATCCTGTTATGCATGGGCCAGGACCCCGAGGTGACCAG AATAGCCCAGCTGTATATGACCGCCTTCCTCCCTGCCGTACCA gCAATGTTTGTACATCAGCTACTGGTGTCTTATCTGCAGAACCAG GGTATAATACTGCCACAAATGTACACTGCTGCCATGGCAAACATAGCAAATGTGGTGACGAACTACATCTTCCTTTCCTGGCTCGATCTGGGTGTTGG CGGATCTGCAGCAGCCAACACTCTGTCTCAGATTTACATCTTTGCTTTTCTGTTTGGTTACATTTGGTGGAAGAAGCTCCATGTTACAACGTGGGGAG GCTGGTCTGTAGAATCACTGCAGGAGTGGGGCTCCTACATGAAACTGGCCATTCCCAGTACATTAATGACATGTTTCGAGTGGTGGGTTTATGAGTTTGGGGGATTCTTTGCAG GGATGCTGAGTGAAGACGAGCTGGCAGCCCAACATGTTGTGATAATGGTGGCTTTCATAACCTACATG TTCCCTCTTGGTGTTCAAGCTGCAGCATGTGCCCGAGTGGGTAATGCTCTCGGGGCAGGAGACACTGCCGGGGCGATCCTCACCTGCAAGATGTCCTTCGCTCTTGCAG GTAGCATCGCAGTTGTTGAAGGTCTCGTGCTTGGATGTAGTAAATCAGTGATTGGCTTCATGTTCACCTCTGATAC GCACATCATCGGTCTCGTCTCCCATATGATGAATGTTTACTGTTTCCTTCAATTCTTTGATAGTCTTGTG TGTGTGTCCACCGGCATCTTCTTGGGTACGGGCAGACAGAGGATACCAGCTGTGGCCAATTTCATTGGATACTACTGCATAGGACTTTCACTGAGCATTACTTTAACATTCGTTGCAAAACTGAGAATTTTGG GTTTCTGGCTGGGACTACTCATTTGTGTCATCTTACAGTCCACCTTCTACATCACTGTCATCTTCAGGCTCAACTGGAAGAGAATGACAGAGGAG GCTGTGAAACGAGCTCAGAAAAAGACACATATGACGTTATTGAGCACAGCTGCCCTGTCAGACGACCAGACCGCGAGTAATGGGAAC TCAGCGGATGGCTACATGTCTGTGAGCACCGAGTGCCATGAcggtaacacagagacacagggtGGACATGTGGTCCAGCATGTGAAGGGTGGCCGTCTCTCTACTACCCAGCTGGTCCTCAGGCGAGGCCTCACTATGTTTGCAGCAGTTGCACTTCTGGCTGTCGGAGCGAGTGTGCACTTCCTTGTGCCCTTGCCAGAGACCCGGCCTTCAGAAGCTAACTTTACTTTGGACTGGATCAATACGACATATACCCCTGATCAAATTTTCTCCACTGCACTGGTCCCAATAAAAGGATAA